Proteins encoded by one window of Vitis vinifera cultivar Pinot Noir 40024 chromosome 10, ASM3070453v1:
- the LOC104878396 gene encoding uncharacterized protein LOC104878396 isoform X1: protein MADTKRKDRIAELYQALKKKNKYLAQICGDQPLEDPLQAISNIYDNTFLHLAIRFKQKDMVEELLTMLPEEGNPPLWNIKNKEGNTILHELACSDSMMNLAGKVLGRYEPYEDKRKELEMLLTARNEFGETPIFCAARHGQTEMFKFLAKEMKLKVGSVKDVMSLPEDMKLKELQELSKSQHHLQRDDKTTVLHISITTECFELAYYIARTYSYLIEENDRESMTALQYLACNPTAFGKNMKMRQGVMEELMISLDPFKELGNNLKKIFNMCTSKDNIGNGDTRMTSYKRCSPILQKLVELLVKDSINSQEVDPSNTKKLKSDGQESPKMEGQKPQENEGQNSNEYKKSNETPLFLATISGIKEIVEEILLYHPKELEHTNRKGMNILQVAILHRQEEIFYMLVKSEVLPRSLFLSTNDQGNSLLHMVGQNTKSRASEKMQNPAFQLRNELLLFQDVKKACKMHLTKPLNNDHQTAEELFAASKENLHQNAKEWLMRTGENCTLLSVFIATVAFAAAYTVPGGPDQNTGIPILKCKPFFVVFIIADVISLTFALTSVGIFLSILTSTFPLQHFETYLLKKLTLGIKFMVFSVSMMAVAFGATIVLIMTHNWESIFWYVVAFLPVPIFFLSYSPLRSAVLMRSTELVKNFVPILLLPFLFPTYGAYKGQRWTKKKFRFCWNNTQSPQSTAARCTPV, encoded by the exons ATGGCGGATACCAAACGAAAGGATCGCATTGCAGAACTGTACCAagctttgaagaaaaaaaacaagtatcTGGCCCAAATCTGCGGTGATCAACCTCTTGAAGACCCATTGCAGGCAATTAGTAATATTTACGACAACACATTCCTTCATCTGGCCATTCGCTTCAAACAAAAGGATATGGTAGAAGAGTTACTGACAATGTTGCCTGAAGAAGGAAACCCTCCACTTTGGAATATAAAAAACAAGGAAGGCAACACTATACTCCACGAACTAGCCTGCAGCGATTCTATGATGAATCTGGCAGGCAAGGTGTTGGGGAGATATGAGCCTTATGAGGACAAACGTAAGGAGTTGGAGATGTTGCTAACTGCGCGTAACGAGTTTGGAGAGACGCCTATTTTTTGTGCAGCCCGCCATGGTCAAACTGAAATGTTTAAGTTTCTGGCTAAGGAAATGAAACTAAAGGTAGGAAGTGTAAAAGATGTCATGTCTCTGCCCGAGGATATGAAATTAAAGGAATTGCAGGAGCTGTCGAAGTCCCAACACCATTTGCAGAGAGATGATAAAACAACAGTTCTTCATATTTCCATCACGACTGAGTGTTTTG aattggCCTACTACATTGCGCGCACCTACTCAtatttaattgaagaaaatgatCGAGAATCAATGACTGCTCTTCAATATCTAGCATGCAATCCAACTGCATTtggaaaaaatatgaaaatgagaCAAGGAGTCATGGAGGAACTCATGATCTCGTTAGATCCATTTAAAGAGCTCGGGAATAACCTCAAGAAGATATTCAATA tGTGTACCAGCAAAGATAACATTGGGAATGGTGATACCAGAATGACAAGTTATAAAAG ATGTTCTCCAATACTTCAAAAACTCGTCGAGCTTTTGGTAAAGGATAGTATTAATTCTCAAGAAGTTGACCCAAGTAACACTAAGAAGTTGAAAAGTGATGGACAAGAGTCCCCAAAAATGGAAGGACAAAAACCTCAAGAAAATGAAGGGCAAAACTCCAACGAGTACAAGAAGAGTAATGAAACTCCATTATTTTTGGCAACAATATCAGGCATTAAAGAGATTGTTGAGGAAATACTCCTCTATCATCCTAAGGAGCTTGAGCATACTAATAGGAAGGGAATGAACATATTACAGGTGGCAATCCTTCATCGTCaggaagaaattttttatatgttggTAAAGTCTGAAGTGCTTCCAAGAAGTCTATTTTTATCTACAAATGACCAAGGGAACTCCTTACTACATATGGTTGGCCAAAATACAAAAAGTCGAGCTAGTGAAAAGATGCAAAATCCTGCATTCCAGCTACGAAACGAGTTGTTGCTCTTTCAG GACGTGAAGAAAGCCTGTAAGATGCATTTGACCAAGCCTCTCAACAACGATCACCAGACTGCTGAAGAATTATTTGCTGCGTCTAAAGAAAATCTCCATCAAAATGCCAAGGAATGGCTAATGCGTACAGGTGAGAATTGCACCCTTCTTTCTGTTTTCATAGCCACAGTTGCCTTTGCAGCAGCCTACACCGTACCAGGAGGTCCTGATCAAAATACCGGTATTCCAATCCTTAAATGTAAACCCTTCTTTGTGGTTTTCATTATAGCTGATGTGATCTCCCTCACTTTCGCTTTGACATCTGTGGGTATATTTCTATCCATCCTTACATCCACATTTCCACTACAACACTTCGAAACCTATCTTCTTAAGAAGCTGACGCtgggaattaaatttatggtCTTCTCGGTCTCAATGATGGCGGTGGCGTTTGGAGCCACTATAGTTCTGATCATGACACATAATTGGGAAAGTATCTTTTGGTATGTGGTTGCATTTCTTCCTGttcccattttctttctctcatattCACCTCTACGTTCAGCAGTCCTGATGCGCAGCACAGAATTGGTCAAAAATTTTGTTCCAATCCTCCTTCTCCCCTTTTTATTTCCCACTTATGGGGCTTACAAAGGACAGCGCTGGACCAAGAAAAAGTTTCGGTTTTGTTGGAATAATACCCAATCACCTCAGTCAACTGCAGCTCGTTGTACTCCagtttga
- the LOC104878396 gene encoding uncharacterized protein LOC104878396 isoform X2 yields MADTKRKDRIAELYQALKKKNKYLAQICGDQPLEDPLQAISNIYDNTFLHLAIRFKQKDMVEELLTMLPEEGNPPLWNIKNKEGNTILHELACSDSMMNLAGKVLGRYEPYEDKRKELEMLLTARNEFGETPIFCAARHGQTEMFKFLAKEMKLKVGSVKDVMSLPEDMKLKELQELSKSQHHLQRDDKTTVLHISITTECFACNPTAFGKNMKMRQGVMEELMISLDPFKELGNNLKKIFNMCTSKDNIGNGDTRMTSYKRCSPILQKLVELLVKDSINSQEVDPSNTKKLKSDGQESPKMEGQKPQENEGQNSNEYKKSNETPLFLATISGIKEIVEEILLYHPKELEHTNRKGMNILQVAILHRQEEIFYMLVKSEVLPRSLFLSTNDQGNSLLHMVGQNTKSRASEKMQNPAFQLRNELLLFQDVKKACKMHLTKPLNNDHQTAEELFAASKENLHQNAKEWLMRTGENCTLLSVFIATVAFAAAYTVPGGPDQNTGIPILKCKPFFVVFIIADVISLTFALTSVGIFLSILTSTFPLQHFETYLLKKLTLGIKFMVFSVSMMAVAFGATIVLIMTHNWESIFWYVVAFLPVPIFFLSYSPLRSAVLMRSTELVKNFVPILLLPFLFPTYGAYKGQRWTKKKFRFCWNNTQSPQSTAARCTPV; encoded by the exons ATGGCGGATACCAAACGAAAGGATCGCATTGCAGAACTGTACCAagctttgaagaaaaaaaacaagtatcTGGCCCAAATCTGCGGTGATCAACCTCTTGAAGACCCATTGCAGGCAATTAGTAATATTTACGACAACACATTCCTTCATCTGGCCATTCGCTTCAAACAAAAGGATATGGTAGAAGAGTTACTGACAATGTTGCCTGAAGAAGGAAACCCTCCACTTTGGAATATAAAAAACAAGGAAGGCAACACTATACTCCACGAACTAGCCTGCAGCGATTCTATGATGAATCTGGCAGGCAAGGTGTTGGGGAGATATGAGCCTTATGAGGACAAACGTAAGGAGTTGGAGATGTTGCTAACTGCGCGTAACGAGTTTGGAGAGACGCCTATTTTTTGTGCAGCCCGCCATGGTCAAACTGAAATGTTTAAGTTTCTGGCTAAGGAAATGAAACTAAAGGTAGGAAGTGTAAAAGATGTCATGTCTCTGCCCGAGGATATGAAATTAAAGGAATTGCAGGAGCTGTCGAAGTCCCAACACCATTTGCAGAGAGATGATAAAACAACAGTTCTTCATATTTCCATCACGACTGAGTGTTTTG CATGCAATCCAACTGCATTtggaaaaaatatgaaaatgagaCAAGGAGTCATGGAGGAACTCATGATCTCGTTAGATCCATTTAAAGAGCTCGGGAATAACCTCAAGAAGATATTCAATA tGTGTACCAGCAAAGATAACATTGGGAATGGTGATACCAGAATGACAAGTTATAAAAG ATGTTCTCCAATACTTCAAAAACTCGTCGAGCTTTTGGTAAAGGATAGTATTAATTCTCAAGAAGTTGACCCAAGTAACACTAAGAAGTTGAAAAGTGATGGACAAGAGTCCCCAAAAATGGAAGGACAAAAACCTCAAGAAAATGAAGGGCAAAACTCCAACGAGTACAAGAAGAGTAATGAAACTCCATTATTTTTGGCAACAATATCAGGCATTAAAGAGATTGTTGAGGAAATACTCCTCTATCATCCTAAGGAGCTTGAGCATACTAATAGGAAGGGAATGAACATATTACAGGTGGCAATCCTTCATCGTCaggaagaaattttttatatgttggTAAAGTCTGAAGTGCTTCCAAGAAGTCTATTTTTATCTACAAATGACCAAGGGAACTCCTTACTACATATGGTTGGCCAAAATACAAAAAGTCGAGCTAGTGAAAAGATGCAAAATCCTGCATTCCAGCTACGAAACGAGTTGTTGCTCTTTCAG GACGTGAAGAAAGCCTGTAAGATGCATTTGACCAAGCCTCTCAACAACGATCACCAGACTGCTGAAGAATTATTTGCTGCGTCTAAAGAAAATCTCCATCAAAATGCCAAGGAATGGCTAATGCGTACAGGTGAGAATTGCACCCTTCTTTCTGTTTTCATAGCCACAGTTGCCTTTGCAGCAGCCTACACCGTACCAGGAGGTCCTGATCAAAATACCGGTATTCCAATCCTTAAATGTAAACCCTTCTTTGTGGTTTTCATTATAGCTGATGTGATCTCCCTCACTTTCGCTTTGACATCTGTGGGTATATTTCTATCCATCCTTACATCCACATTTCCACTACAACACTTCGAAACCTATCTTCTTAAGAAGCTGACGCtgggaattaaatttatggtCTTCTCGGTCTCAATGATGGCGGTGGCGTTTGGAGCCACTATAGTTCTGATCATGACACATAATTGGGAAAGTATCTTTTGGTATGTGGTTGCATTTCTTCCTGttcccattttctttctctcatattCACCTCTACGTTCAGCAGTCCTGATGCGCAGCACAGAATTGGTCAAAAATTTTGTTCCAATCCTCCTTCTCCCCTTTTTATTTCCCACTTATGGGGCTTACAAAGGACAGCGCTGGACCAAGAAAAAGTTTCGGTTTTGTTGGAATAATACCCAATCACCTCAGTCAACTGCAGCTCGTTGTACTCCagtttga